A single Dreissena polymorpha isolate Duluth1 chromosome 14, UMN_Dpol_1.0, whole genome shotgun sequence DNA region contains:
- the LOC127858310 gene encoding uncharacterized protein LOC127858310, which produces MMYLLQTQKTYTAITVTVIVLLQINVSCAIRQFYIDENLLPDHIDITETNEDFTDLNDQRSPSTKTLNRSEFSNDDGEELLALAAKAYGLEKQDLSATKPDRQDNFNFYRLKEKREWEHPKIDLSKLFKEAFIQNQETESPIMSRRRSQQLSVSGPLSSLANMLAAEGRRRMHAESFHNRMRLLDLGKRGDDPFSSGSFDNDAISNHVTSENEGFGFK; this is translated from the coding sequence ATGATGTACCTTTTGCAAACTCAAAAAACTTATACAGCCATAACAGTTACTGTGATCGTCTTGCTACAAATAAATGTTTCCTGTGCTATAAGGCAGTTTTACATAGATGAAAACCTTTTACCTGACCATATCGACATTACGGAAACTAACGAAGACTTTACGGACTTAAACGACCAACGTTCGCCGAGTACCAAAACTTTAAATCGTTCTGAATTTTCAAACGATGATGGCGAAGAACTTCTTGCTTTAGCGGCTAAGGCCTACGGCTTAGAAAAGCAAGATTTGTCAGCAACCAAACCAGATCGTCaggataattttaatttttaccgCCTGAAGGAGAAAAGAGAATGGGAACATCCGAAAATCGACTTGTCAAAGCTCTTTAAGGAAGCATTCATTCAAAATCAAGAAACTGAATCTCCGATAATGTCCCGCCGTCGGTCGCAGCAGTTGTCCGTTTCCGGTCCACTGTCTTCACTCGCCAACATGTTGGCAGCCGAAGGAAGACGTCGAATGCATGCGGAGTCCTTTCACAATCGGATGCGGCTCCTGGACCTCGGCAAACGAGGCGACGACCCTTTCTCATCCGGATCCTTCGATAATGACGCCATTTCCAACCACGTTACATCAGAGAACGAAGGCTTTGGATTTAAATAA